The following proteins come from a genomic window of Gottfriedia acidiceleris:
- a CDS encoding MBL fold metallo-hydrolase: MNLENFSSRHFDLLKVDDGIFAAIAKEGGGAVGNAGFVDLGHQTIIFDTFNTQQAALELKNMAERISNRPVTWVINSHWHGDHIRGNQVYKDSKIISSEETRLKMLENDPERFKKQKDDIEGLKSYILSLEERYLNENELSLYNQINFLKEFEVSLKTLELVLPSITYKKEATFYGTKKTAKLITFGGGHSVCDSFLYIPENKTIFMGDLLFVNSHPSFFAESNPLKWKIILEEMEKLNIEKVIPGHGGVGTKKAILNLISYFEDLFRIINENESVEEYEIPKKYSNWTYPELFLKNLKMLKTLFN; the protein is encoded by the coding sequence ATGAATTTAGAGAACTTCTCAAGTAGGCATTTTGATTTATTGAAAGTGGATGATGGTATATTTGCTGCGATTGCAAAAGAAGGTGGTGGAGCAGTTGGTAATGCAGGTTTCGTAGATTTAGGACATCAAACTATTATTTTTGATACTTTCAATACACAACAAGCCGCTTTGGAATTAAAAAATATGGCAGAAAGAATATCTAATCGACCTGTGACATGGGTAATAAACAGCCACTGGCATGGAGATCATATTCGGGGAAATCAAGTATATAAAGATTCTAAGATTATTTCTAGTGAAGAGACTAGATTAAAAATGTTGGAGAACGACCCTGAAAGATTTAAAAAACAAAAAGATGATATTGAGGGATTGAAATCATACATCTTATCTTTAGAAGAACGATATTTAAATGAAAATGAATTAAGTTTGTATAACCAAATTAATTTTTTGAAAGAGTTCGAGGTGTCATTAAAAACATTAGAATTAGTATTGCCGTCGATTACGTATAAAAAGGAAGCTACTTTTTATGGGACTAAAAAGACGGCTAAACTCATTACGTTTGGTGGTGGTCATTCAGTATGCGATTCCTTCTTATATATACCTGAAAACAAAACAATTTTTATGGGTGATTTATTATTCGTAAATTCTCATCCTAGCTTTTTTGCAGAGTCAAACCCTTTAAAGTGGAAAATTATATTAGAGGAAATGGAAAAATTAAATATCGAAAAAGTCATTCCTGGTCATGGTGGAGTTGGAACTAAAAAAGCTATTTTAAATCTGATTAGTTATTTTGAGGATTTATTTAGAATAATAAATGAAAATGAGTCAGTAGAGGAGTATGAAATTCCAAAAAAATATAGTAATTGGACGTATCCGGAACTATTTTTAAAGAATTTAAAAATGCTAAAAACTTTATTCAATTAA
- a CDS encoding Gfo/Idh/MocA family protein yields MIKVGIIGLGAIGQRLIPLFSNHQETKIVAICDTLEERVQETSSQLESVLTFTNHLEMLENAELDLVYVTVPPKYHYSVVTDVIAKGINVLCEKPLANSTEEALGLYTQAKEKGIFHAMNFPLNYNVGSKSFASLIKSGYVGDLRRIELKMRFPNWPRLWQQNEWVATKEQGGYVLEVGVHYIQQIQKIFGNMKVHTKHMQYPSDPLASENGMIAFLELEDGTPVLIDGLSQIAGEEEIKFTVYGSKGTLSLVNWANLEGGKFGEPIRQIEADQTLADSLIDHLVKALKGEEATIIDFSEGYKAQVVLEALRG; encoded by the coding sequence ATGATAAAAGTTGGTATTATTGGTCTTGGCGCAATTGGCCAAAGATTAATTCCTTTATTTTCAAACCACCAAGAAACAAAAATAGTAGCAATATGTGACACATTAGAAGAAAGAGTTCAAGAAACAAGTAGCCAATTAGAATCAGTTTTAACCTTTACAAATCATCTTGAGATGCTTGAAAATGCTGAACTTGATCTAGTTTATGTTACTGTACCTCCAAAATACCACTATTCAGTTGTAACTGATGTAATCGCAAAAGGAATTAATGTGCTTTGTGAAAAGCCTTTGGCAAATTCAACGGAGGAAGCTCTAGGACTTTATACTCAAGCAAAAGAAAAAGGTATTTTTCATGCTATGAATTTTCCATTAAATTACAATGTTGGTAGTAAGTCTTTTGCTAGCCTGATTAAATCCGGATATGTTGGCGACTTAAGAAGAATCGAATTAAAGATGCGTTTTCCAAATTGGCCGAGACTATGGCAACAAAATGAATGGGTTGCTACGAAAGAACAAGGAGGTTATGTATTAGAGGTTGGTGTGCATTATATTCAACAAATTCAAAAGATTTTTGGTAATATGAAAGTCCATACAAAACATATGCAATACCCCTCTGACCCTCTAGCTTCCGAAAATGGAATGATCGCCTTTTTAGAATTAGAAGATGGTACGCCTGTATTAATAGATGGCTTAAGCCAAATTGCAGGTGAAGAAGAAATTAAATTTACAGTATACGGTTCGAAAGGAACTCTTTCTTTAGTAAATTGGGCTAATTTAGAAGGAGGAAAATTCGGCGAGCCAATTAGGCAAATTGAAGCCGATCAAACTTTAGCTGATTCATTAATTGATCATTTAGTAAAGGCTCTAAAAGGTGAAGAAGCTACAATCATAGATTTCTCTGAAGGCTACAAAGCACAAGTAGTTTTAGAAGCATTAAGAGGATAA
- a CDS encoding DsbA family oxidoreductase, which translates to MKVTIYSDYVCPFCYLGKKPLEDAMKEVSDVELEWKPFQLRPEGAEPLSPNSSYIQQGWKFGVQPLAQKLGVEMILPTMDPHPSTKKAHRGFLFAQENGKGAEYAQAVLTDFWTEGKEIGDVNVLANIAEKLGLNRSQFIEAVSNTKYDTSIQNPNFINAVPTFIIGDQVLQGVQSKEAFIQALNNQKLVEQSSLSCDIDGNC; encoded by the coding sequence ATGAAAGTTACAATTTATTCGGACTATGTATGTCCGTTTTGCTATTTAGGAAAAAAACCACTTGAGGACGCTATGAAAGAAGTTAGCGACGTAGAGCTTGAATGGAAACCATTCCAATTAAGACCTGAGGGAGCTGAGCCTTTAAGTCCAAATAGTTCTTATATACAACAAGGATGGAAATTCGGTGTTCAACCACTCGCACAAAAACTTGGTGTAGAGATGATTTTACCAACTATGGATCCTCATCCTTCAACTAAAAAAGCTCATAGAGGCTTTTTATTCGCACAAGAAAATGGAAAAGGTGCTGAATATGCTCAAGCAGTTTTAACAGACTTTTGGACAGAAGGCAAAGAAATTGGTGATGTAAACGTACTGGCAAATATCGCTGAAAAACTTGGCTTAAACCGTTCTCAATTCATAGAAGCTGTTTCAAACACAAAGTATGACACATCAATCCAAAATCCTAATTTTATTAACGCAGTACCAACTTTTATAATTGGTGATCAAGTTTTACAAGGTGTTCAAAGTAAAGAAGCATTTATTCAAGCATTAAACAACCAAAAACTTGTTGAGCAGTCTTCATTAAGCTGCGACATTGATGGAAACTGTTAA
- a CDS encoding BMP family lipoprotein, whose translation MRRRFFQIATVSLIASLTLTSCTNRNNNISASEKETENDFKIGIVMGKTEIHDKGFNQAVWDGIIKTGKKHGWKENKNYVKTDAPTDKAAKKELMKYSKKKYDLTFGIGYSFQKAISEVASKEKKSDFVIIDGIVEKPNVVSVTYREEQSAFLAGIAAAMNTKTHKIGFIGGTKDPFIKRFEYGFKAGVMSVDPKIKVLTEFANSYDKPAEGSKLAKSLYNDKGVDIIFQVAGKTGLGVFTEAKKLKKNGKKVWVIGVDRDQYKQGLPENVTLTSAIKRIDKGVDEVISKKLKGNFQGGRILRWGIKENGVDLAKTDKNLNKDTKEQVDLYKANIRTGHIEVPETKKDFDNFSPTKPEKAEIKKKKVKIGK comes from the coding sequence ATGCGAAGACGTTTTTTCCAAATCGCCACTGTCTCACTAATTGCTAGCCTTACTTTAACTAGTTGTACTAATCGAAATAATAATATAAGTGCATCGGAGAAAGAAACAGAAAATGATTTTAAAATTGGAATTGTTATGGGTAAAACTGAAATTCACGATAAAGGATTTAACCAAGCAGTTTGGGATGGAATAATAAAAACTGGAAAGAAACATGGTTGGAAGGAAAATAAAAATTATGTAAAAACTGATGCCCCAACAGACAAAGCAGCAAAAAAAGAATTAATGAAATATTCAAAGAAAAAATATGATTTAACATTTGGAATAGGCTATTCATTTCAAAAAGCCATCTCTGAAGTTGCGAGTAAAGAAAAAAAATCTGACTTTGTCATAATTGATGGGATTGTTGAAAAACCAAATGTCGTAAGCGTTACCTATCGTGAAGAGCAATCTGCATTCCTCGCTGGTATTGCAGCAGCAATGAACACTAAAACGCATAAGATTGGATTTATCGGTGGTACAAAAGATCCATTTATAAAAAGGTTTGAATACGGATTTAAAGCAGGTGTTATGTCCGTCGATCCAAAAATTAAAGTATTGACCGAATTTGCAAATTCATACGATAAACCTGCAGAGGGAAGTAAATTAGCAAAGTCCCTATACAATGATAAAGGTGTAGATATAATTTTCCAAGTAGCAGGAAAAACAGGCTTAGGTGTATTTACTGAAGCTAAAAAATTAAAGAAAAATGGTAAAAAGGTTTGGGTAATTGGTGTTGACCGAGATCAATATAAACAAGGATTACCAGAAAATGTCACCCTAACCTCTGCTATTAAACGAATTGATAAAGGCGTAGATGAGGTAATATCAAAGAAATTAAAAGGGAACTTTCAAGGTGGACGCATTTTGAGATGGGGCATAAAAGAAAATGGCGTTGACCTTGCAAAAACAGATAAGAATTTAAATAAAGACACTAAAGAACAAGTTGATTTATATAAAGCAAATATAAGAACAGGACATATCGAAGTACCAGAAACAAAAAAAGATTTTGATAACTTCTCTCCTACAAAGCCTGAAAAAGCTGAAATTAAAAAGAAAAAAGTAAAAATTGGTAAATAA
- the rnz gene encoding ribonuclease Z, whose product MKLVFLGTGAGMPSKGRNVTSIALQLLEERGATWLFDCGEATQHQILHTSIRPRRIEKIFITHCHGDHIFGLPGLLSSRTFLGGEDLLTIYGPKGLKDYVETSFKISGTYLKYPIHYVETSEGIVFEDDQFIVQAVELEHGIQSFGYQIIEKDLPGELNVEELKKIGVKPGPVYKFLKEGKTVTLEDGRILNGKDFIGPSKKGRRIAIAGDTRITDKSNLLARGMDVLVHESTFADDETTHAYDYFHTTSTQIANVAKCEGIKTLYLTHISARYQGEASKKLVDEAREIFDHTYIANDFDEYEITRND is encoded by the coding sequence GTGAAGCTTGTATTTTTAGGAACGGGAGCAGGAATGCCATCAAAAGGTAGGAATGTAACAAGTATTGCATTACAACTTTTAGAGGAAAGAGGTGCGACTTGGCTTTTCGATTGTGGTGAAGCAACACAACACCAAATTTTACATACGTCAATTCGGCCACGACGAATAGAGAAAATTTTTATTACTCATTGCCATGGCGATCATATCTTTGGATTGCCTGGATTATTAAGCAGTAGAACTTTCTTAGGTGGAGAAGATTTATTAACAATTTATGGACCTAAAGGGTTAAAGGATTATGTAGAGACTAGCTTCAAAATTAGTGGTACTTATTTGAAATATCCGATTCATTATGTTGAAACTTCTGAAGGTATCGTTTTTGAAGATGACCAATTTATTGTTCAAGCAGTAGAACTTGAACATGGAATTCAATCATTTGGTTATCAAATTATTGAAAAGGATTTACCTGGGGAATTGAACGTAGAGGAATTAAAGAAAATTGGTGTAAAACCAGGGCCAGTTTATAAATTCCTAAAAGAAGGGAAAACAGTAACGTTAGAGGATGGAAGAATTTTAAATGGTAAGGATTTTATTGGACCTTCAAAAAAAGGTCGACGCATAGCAATAGCAGGGGATACTCGTATAACTGATAAAAGTAATTTGCTTGCAAGAGGTATGGATGTATTAGTTCATGAATCAACCTTTGCAGACGATGAAACAACTCATGCATATGATTATTTCCATACAACAAGTACGCAAATTGCAAATGTTGCTAAATGTGAAGGAATTAAAACTCTTTATTTAACGCATATAAGTGCAAGATATCAAGGGGAAGCTTCAAAAAAATTAGTAGATGAAGCACGTGAAATCTTTGACCATACATATATAGCAAATGATTTTGATGAATACGAAATCACAAGAAACGATTAA
- a CDS encoding polysaccharide deacetylase family protein, translated as MALKQLKVILLFIFSFQFIVYSSINASAESKNRYYYEKQGTAIWEVPVKEKVIAITFDDGPNDEYTPEVLDLLKKYNAKATFFLVGERVAKFPEVVMREIKEGHEVANHTYTHARLQYLSDEQIRDQLHKTHDAIIAATHVEPVLFRPPFGYYSERSINTVHDLGYLTVMWSWHQDTFDWQNPGVYKIVSNVLKDTRKGDIVLFHDHGGDRSQTIEALKQILPALQKQGYQFVTVSQLLQLKAGVKLPNF; from the coding sequence ATGGCTTTGAAACAGTTAAAAGTTATCCTTTTATTTATTTTTAGTTTCCAATTTATTGTTTACAGTTCTATTAATGCATCAGCTGAGAGTAAAAATCGATATTACTACGAAAAGCAAGGTACTGCTATTTGGGAGGTACCTGTAAAAGAGAAAGTAATAGCAATTACATTTGATGATGGGCCGAATGATGAATATACCCCAGAAGTTTTAGATTTATTAAAGAAGTATAATGCGAAGGCAACATTTTTTTTAGTCGGTGAGAGAGTTGCAAAATTTCCTGAAGTTGTAATGAGAGAAATAAAAGAAGGGCATGAAGTTGCAAATCATACATATACGCATGCTAGACTTCAGTATTTATCTGATGAACAAATAAGAGATCAATTACATAAAACTCATGATGCAATTATAGCTGCAACACATGTCGAACCAGTTTTATTTAGACCACCATTTGGTTACTATAGTGAGCGTTCGATAAATACTGTGCATGATCTTGGCTATTTAACCGTTATGTGGTCCTGGCATCAAGATACATTTGATTGGCAAAATCCTGGAGTATATAAAATCGTATCAAATGTATTAAAAGATACTAGAAAAGGAGATATTGTTCTTTTTCATGATCACGGAGGGGACCGTAGTCAAACTATCGAGGCACTGAAACAAATCTTACCAGCTCTTCAAAAGCAAGGCTATCAGTTTGTAACGGTATCACAATTATTACAATTAAAAGCAGGAGTTAAACTTCCTAATTTTTAG